The following coding sequences lie in one Bacillota bacterium genomic window:
- a CDS encoding DoxX family membrane protein has protein sequence MILRLWLGYQWLEAGLHKVVDPKWMVTGEAVRGYWMRAAGLLPGTTRTIKYEWYETLIRWLAQSGQHVWFGKLVALGELLVGIGLILGGLTLVAAFFGALMNLNYMLAGTASTNPVMYTAAILIIIAGPAAYYWGVDRFLLRVIRVFALMRSLRRPLPA, from the coding sequence TTGATCCTGCGTCTGTGGCTCGGTTACCAATGGTTGGAGGCCGGGCTGCACAAGGTGGTGGACCCCAAGTGGATGGTTACCGGCGAGGCCGTCCGTGGTTACTGGATGAGGGCAGCCGGCCTGCTGCCCGGTACCACGCGAACCATCAAGTACGAGTGGTACGAGACGCTCATCCGCTGGCTCGCCCAGAGCGGGCAACATGTCTGGTTCGGCAAGCTGGTGGCCCTGGGCGAGTTGCTGGTCGGCATCGGGCTCATCCTGGGGGGCTTGACACTGGTCGCCGCCTTCTTTGGCGCCTTGATGAACCTGAACTATATGCTGGCCGGGACCGCCAGCACCAACCCGGTGATGTACACCGCCGCCATCCTCATCATCATCGCCGGGCCGGCAGCCTACTACTGGGGGGTCGATCGCTTCCTGCTCAGGGTGATCCGCGTGTTCGCGCTCATGCGCAGCCTGCGTCGTCCCCTCCCGGCTTGA